From Aedes albopictus strain Foshan chromosome 1, AalbF5, whole genome shotgun sequence, one genomic window encodes:
- the LOC109431241 gene encoding isocitrate dehydrogenase [NADP], mitochondrial, with the protein MARSLMRFGKYLGQNYSAVAAPSLSVTSVRNRSSDARIQVAKPVVEMDGDEMTRIIWQFIKEKLIFPYIKVECLYYDLGLPYRDQTNDQVTIDAAHAILKHNVGIKCATITPDEARVEEFKLKKMWLSPNGTIRNILGGTVFREPILCSNIPRLVPGWTRPIIIGRHAHGDQYKAQDFVIPKPGTVKLVYTADDGTTQEFQLYKYKDGGVAMGMYNTDESIAAFAHSSFQIALGKKWPLYLSTKNTILKRYDGRFKDIFQEIYEKNYKKQFEDAKIWYEHRLIDDMVAQALKSDGAFVWSCKNYDGDVQSDIVAQGYGSLGLMTSVLICPDGKTIESEAAHGTVTRHYREHQKGRPTSTNPVASIFAWTRGLEHRAKLDNNPDLARFATALERACVDCIESGKMTKDLAICIHGAKNTKEGMYLNTQDFLESISEQLERSWKK; encoded by the exons ATGGCCCGTTCGTTGATGCGCTTTGGCAAATATCTCGGCCAAAACTACAGTGCCGTCGCTGCACCCTCGCTCTCGGTGACATCCGTCCGAAACAGGT CCTCCGATGCTCGAATTCAAGTGGCAAAGCCCGTGGTGGAGATGGACGGCGATGAGATGACCCGAATCATCTGGCAGTTCATCAAGGAAAAGTTGATTTTCCCTTACATCAAG GTTGAATGCCTGTACTACGATCTGGGGCTACCCTATCGCGACCAGACCAACGATCAAGTAACGATCGATGCTGCTCACGCGATCCTGAAGCACAACGTAGGCATCAAGTGTGCTACCATCACTCCGGATGAGGCCCGCGTGGAGGAATTCAAGCTGAAGAAGATGTGGCTCAGCCCGAACGGAACCATTCGTAACATTCTCGGCGGAACGGTTTTCCGTGAGCCGATCCTGTGCTCCAACATTCCTCGGCTGGTGCCGGGCTGGACGCGACCCATCATCATTGGCCGTCACGCGCACGGCGATCAGTACAAAGCGCAGGACTTTGTCATCCCGAAGCCGGGTACCGTGAAGCTCGTCTACACTGCCGATGATGGAACTACGCAGGAGTTCCAACTGTACAAGTACAAGGACGGAGGTGTTGCCATGGGAATGTACAACACTGACGAGTCGATCGCAGCATTCGCTCATTCCTCATTCCAGATCGCTCTCGGCAAGAAGTGGCCGCTATACCTGTCGACTAAGAATACTATTCTGAAGCGCTACGATGGACGTTTCAAGGATATCTTCCAAGAAATCTACGAAAA GAACTACAAGAAGCAGTTCGAGGATGCCAAGATTTGGTATGAGCACCGCCTGATCGACGACATGGTTGCCCAGGCCCTCAAATCCGACGGTGCCTTCGTGTGGTCATGCAAGAACTACGACGGAGATGTCCAGTCCGACATTGTCGCCCAGGGTTACGGTTCTCTAGGTCTCATGACATCCGTCTTGATCTGCCCTGACGGAAAGACCATCGAATCGGAAGCCGCTCACGGAACCGTAACACGGCATTACAG AGAACACCAAAAGGGTCGCCCCACATCGACCAACCCCGTGGCGTCGATCTTCGCGTGGACCCGCGGTCTGGAGCACCGCGCCAAGCTGGACAACAACCCGGATCTGGCCCGTTTCGCAACGGCCCTGGAGCGTGCTTGCGTCGATTGCATAGAGTCCGGCAAAATGACCAAGGATTTGGCGATCTGTATCCACGGAGCCAAGAATACCAAGGAAGGCATGTACTTGAATACCCAAGACTTTTTGGAGTCGATCTCTGAGCAGCTGGAACGTTCGTGGAAGAAGTAA